One genomic window of Papilio machaon chromosome 17, ilPapMach1.1, whole genome shotgun sequence includes the following:
- the LOC123721907 gene encoding uncharacterized protein LOC123721907, with protein MECAKCNVLKAEEVLKCASCRVSMHYSCGGLSEKDLNKILPMNKPKWKCVPCKSGPSKSASGKSPPMPPLLIDNTHQPRSIVNIDIDQLKAHFDLSFSTINANIESLRADFTEQLKNLTSTVSLWGTKIVELESEVGALNKKVIKLESDIVQLSEDKEKISEELLFLKRQVDDSEQKSRLCNIEIQNIPESKNENLLHIVGTIGVLLGVPITEDRVRDCHRVAHNNNSTNRPKNIIVQLTSRRLKSEVIAAARIRKNLTLEKLRKATTSLKPGEPTTYASGGDSSQRIYVNEHLTLKNKILFSKVREVAVAKDYKYVWIKNATILLRKNDQSKVIAIRQGDDLEKL; from the coding sequence ATGGAATGCGCAAAGTGTAATGTTTTGAAGGCGGAGGAAGTACTTAAATGTGCAAGTTGCCGAGTTTCGATGCACTACTCTTGTGGTGGCTTATCAGAGAAAGATCTAAACAAAATACTACCGATGAATAAACCAAAATGGAAGTGTGTGCCATGTAAAAGTGGCCCGAGCAAATCCGCATCTGGCAAAAGCCCCCCAATGCCGCCTTTATTAATAGACAATACACACCAACCGCGCtcaattgtaaatatagataTTGACCAACTAAAGGCCCACTTTGATCTCAGTTTTTCTACCATAAATGCCAATATTGAATCCCTTAGAGCGGATTTTACTGAACAACTTAAAAACCTGACGTCAACAGTGAGCTTGTGGGGAACGAAGATCGTGGAATTGGAGTCTGAAGTAGGtgccttaaataaaaaagttatcaaGCTAGAATCAGATATAGTCCAACTATCAGAAGATAAGGAGAAAATTAGTGAAGAGTTATTGTTCTTGAAGAGACAAGTCGATGATTCTGAACAGAAGTCACGCTTATGTAACAtcgaaatacaaaatataccgGAGAGCAAAAACGAAAATTTACTACACATTGTGGGGACAATTGGCGTTTTGTTGGGAGTTCCAATCACGGAAGACCGCGTTCGAGATTGCCACCGTGTTGCTCACAATAACAACTCGACTAATCGtcccaaaaatattatagtacaACTAACGTCTAGGCGCCTTAAAAGCGAGGTCATAGCGGCAGCAAGGATTAGGAAAAACCTTACTCTTGAGAAACTACGTAAAGCAACTACGTCTTTGAAGCCAGGCGAACCCACTACTTATGCCTCTGGAGGTGACTCATCACAGCGAATATACGTTAACGAACACCTTACCCtcaaaaataagattttgttcTCTAAAGTCAGAGAAGTGGCAGTCGCTAAAGACTACAAATACGTGTGGATAAAAAATGCAACCATACTGCTCCGCAAGAATGATCAATCGAAGGTGATTGCGATTCGGCAAGGGGATGATTTAGAGAAGTTGTGA